The window GATACATGCTGTCGATATGCGGGGCTCATAAtctttaatgatgatgataataaacaACAGatattcaaatcaaatcaaatcacctttattgtcacatcaccaCGCAGGTActctggtacagtacatgcaagtgaaattcttgtgctgcaagcttcacaagcaacagagttgtgttGATACAATGgggtgcaacaagcaaaatgcaaaatggttaatccaaaagtaataaatattgtaccatatataaaggtatatacattactgaatgtgagACTAAATATGTCttttcaccagtgtgtgtgtgtgtgtgtgtgtgtgtaggtgtatatacatgttttacaaatgaaatagagtaaacaataaaataagatatataaaatataaaatatgttggagaggtaggtatgtgcaaaacagtggcattaagtACAGGTATGCtcagtgcataatgttgaagttccagtagtgagtgtgaggtgtctatgacgtgttcagcagtctgatggcctggtggaaaaagcagaCAGGAAGTCTGCTGATCCAGCTgcaccggatgctgcagaacctccttcctgatggaagtccagtctgaagagtttatggctggggtgactggagtcctgtGATGATCCTCCAGCATTCTCAGGCACCGCTCTCCTCCAGATGTCAGGGAGGAGTGGAGGgctcatcatcagtggacctgttcgGCACACGAACTGTAGACTCTCTGGAGAGTCGGGCGGTTGTAAGCAGATGaagttgccataccaggtggtgatgcatccagtgaggatgctctcaaggcgccagtcgttcaatgatgagGTCCTGAGGATTTGGGGGCTCATGACGATGGTTTTCAGTCTGAAGCAGGACTACAGActgactacagacagagagagggaaaggttgcTGATAtgttcttcactgtcttgtttatgtgcgcatgaccacgtaagatcctcagccagatgtacaccaagccttgcgtgggttcactctcctgaagcCGCACTCctctcagacacagtgtgcgcactgatGGTGATCCGCGGTGTGTACTGTCTGcacctcctgaagtccactatcaatcTCCGTTGtcgtttagatcctcacacgttgagggtgagatggttgtcttgacaccagtgggtcatcggcgctgacctcctccctcgAGGCTGTGTCATCACCGTTgctgataagacccaccactgtagtgtcgatcgtcaaacttcacaatgatgttggtgttgttagtggccgtgcagtcgcggtgtagagtgagtacaggagccggcgcagtacacacccctgtggagcaccagtgttcagtgtgatggggatgaggtggtgctgcccagtcggATGGGACGACATCTTGCATTTTCGATCtccacagacaggaagttattcatcgatccagctgcagagggagctgctcagtcctagaatgcagtttcctgtccagcttcgaggttacgatggtgttgaatgctgagctgtaatctacaaacagcattctcacatacgtgtctctcttctccaggtgttgGGGCtggcatggagtgtcagggctatggcatcatcagtggacctgttgtggctaAATGTCATTGTGAGCAGAGGGTCCAGAAGAGTTACggtagtgcggagcagatgaTAAGTCCCTGACCAGAACAACAGGCATTTGCTAACGATTTttgtcagggctacaggtcgccagtgactcaatgatgagatggtggaggatttgggtttTACAGGTGCGATGGTGGCCagttttgaagcaggctgggattcacagacagagagaggaaaggttgaagatatgtggaacactccagccagctgagttacgcgcatgacttgaggacgcggccgggaatcccgtccggaccagtagctttgcgtgggttcactctcctgaagtactccGGACAAGCTTATCAGACACATTTTGCGCACTTTTTTCATCCAGCGGTGCGcataaaactatttaaaatggGTCTGTGATGTTCGCATGCTGTCGAATCTGgcgataataataataatgatgagatcctcacacagagataTTTATATTCATGCTGAATTAAGAATTTCATAAATACAGCTTCCCCTCACCTGATTACTATCACTATTATACCCACTGTCAGTGTTATCAGGTCCTGCTGTGACATGTCAAAATGTCTCTTGAAAACAATCATTATGGTTCAATTTTTGTTAAGACTGAGGCCAAATACACTTCAAAAATATACCTTTTGTGTCATCCTCCTTTTAGAAACACTTACATATTCCTAATACTTATTTAAACACGTGTGGAAATCACTgtcaattttgtttttgttctgtaaaATCAGCTATGACAGCAATGACAAGTTTCTCTGGCAAAGGGGGCCTGGAAAAATCAAAGAATGGATATAAACGCTAATTTGTTAAGAGTTGAAGAAACCTTTTAAAAGGTAGTCAAACGTTTCAACGAGCCTTTATTATGCTTtccaaaaaaaagggaacaaaaACATGACTAAACCAGTAACCTGGAATAATGGTGCACTCAAAAAATAATATTCCTCCAATTGATCccttctcttccacttatcccaCTCAGGGTGTAGGAAagaggctggagcctatcccggGTGGTGCTGGGTcagatggtggattcaaacccaggaccttgttGCTGTAAGGCATCACTGTGCCCTAAGGTTGTAACCAACAGAGCTCTATTTACTAAAAGACGCAGAGCTCCAATAAAGCCCCCCTGACGCTGGATGAGCTGTTTCtctactcacacacacactcagcggAAATGTAAATCAATAGGGTGAAGGTTTGGGACTGATGAGTGTTGTTCTCCTCTCTGCAGGGGCACATCTTTCCTGTGGGGCCAACAGCCTGAGTAATGGCTTCATTTACAGTATTCACAGTTAACAGGCTGTCACATCTGCAGCAGGATGACTTGCAGCTATTTGTGGGGTGGTAATTCTCACCGGCCTGTATCATCAGTACAGAGAGCCAGCCTTTGTTTTGTCAGTGTAATGTAAAATAAACGCTCAATAGTATTGACCCCatacctctctctctcacacacacacacgcacacacacacacacacgcacacgcacgcacgcacacacacgcacacacacgcacgcacacacacgcacacgcacacacacacacacgcacacacacacacgcacacacacatgcacacatgcNNNNNNNNNNNNNNNNNNNNNNNNNNNNNNNNNNNNNNNNNNNNNNNNNNNNNNNNNNNNNNNNNNNNNNNNNNNNNNNNNNNNNNNNNNNNNNNNNNNNNNNNNNNNNNNNNNNNNNNNNNNNNNNNNNNNNNNNNNNNNNNNNNNNNNNNNNNNNNNNNNNNNNNNNNNNNNNNNNNNNNNNNNNNNNNNNNNNNNNNNNNNNNNNNNNNNNNNNNNNNNNNNNNNNNNNNNNNNNNNNNNNNNNNNNNNNNNNNNNNNNNNNNNNNNNNNNNNNNNNNNNNNNNNNNNNNNNNNNNNNNNNNNNNNNNNNNNNNNNNNNNNNNNNNNNNNNNNNNNNNNNNNNNNNNNNNNNNNNNNNNNNNNNNNNNNNNNNNNNNNNNNNNNNNNNNNNNNNNNNNNNNNNNNNNNNNNNNNNNNNNNNNNNNNNNNNNNNNNNcaatctatcaatcgtttgttgtaagactcagataattattttttaaaagcgagacattttaaatgagaataataaagaaaagtatttccttgtcccccatttccctgttaatgccctacctgccccctggcaacactttgctagatccgcccctgcacagttaccagctgtcagctacttagaaaaggatcctggtgttatttgtctctcagaaacagttcataacttcccttcaactcattcatgtcacctaaaaggtaaacctgtttctccatcacctgttcagctctgatgattcagtaaggacatctcctggtttcatctgcatgtttcctctcaccagataaccaaactgatatcatgaccagcagctgtggctccagcaaaaacatcagctgatactagaaattaatattaaataaattctaacaacagctgatcaagcttaaacgtgctgctgttgtttaacgcgacatccgctggtttcctctttctggcgcaaagtgggcgataaataaacaagagagaaaagccgatcagctgatcattgatcagtttcatgattgaagtagaaacaggagagaatgagagaagaagaggcagctgtgcagcttcagctttgtgtcttttcattgtagctgaagtccgggacaaactgtgttccttttcacctcagtacgaaacgcgtaatattttctctgaataccagacgattctgtttttacgggacggttggcaactctaataattaaccgtatgaacaaaataaagttcaacatcagtaacatagcacccacccagctgtatagaaactccgtcatgctagctagcacgtagtacgaaaatgtcagcataccgaaaataaactccacctaaacttggtttatatctgacccgatagactgcaggtcataacttcttacctgaagttcagttcacctgacacgcggaccggcgccgcttcggtctctcctcttgcctccttttccttcatccacctgctggcctccaccacttgctaatgttattgaatctgtggaagctccgcgatatccaccacacgaagtaacgagtaacgagcctatctaaatcccagtaacgagtaacgcgttcctggttttggcataataactagttaccgtgctcgttaccacaataataacgtagttactgtaacgcgttacttaataacgcgttagtcccaacactgggaATGACTGAGGTGCAGGTAGAGAAACTGGGATGAGGTGGAGTGGGTGTGTCAGACAGGTGACTGAGGGCCACTGCCGGGTGGAAGCAGGGATATAAGCTGTAACACTGCTCACCTCTGCCTAAAGAGTTAACGAGAAATAATCCAGCCATAACAGTTTGAtccagggatttttttttttttaaacaactatTTGCTTACCCTCATAGAGCCGTTTCAGGCCACAGCTCCATGAAAACGCTTCTGCTGTTCTTACGAGGAATAATTTCTTACATGTGTTTGTAAGACTCGAAGTAAGAATGCAGAAATGGTGGTTTTACACACAGTGGTGCTGAAGGTAATTCTGTGTGATGTTTTCTGATGTAAtctcaaatatatatatttatatatatatatataagtaccTACCCTACAACACaattcatataaaaaaaaataaataataatattttattcagGATGGAATTTTATGTGGCTAATTGATAACTTCGCTGTGATACATGGCGGTGctacaaaacagtaaaagttatTTTGATGGGCAAAGACGTTCAGAATGAAAATCCCTCCTTTTATCACACAGGAAATGAAGTAAGCAGGTAATCATCTCACCTGTGAGCTAACTGCTGGAGGGAGGTTTCTAGACATttaaacatgtgtgtgtgtgtgtgtgtgtgtgtgtgtgtgtgtgtgtgtgtgtgtgtggctacaCATGATGTATGAGTTCCAAGTGGATTTATCCTCGTGGTCTAACCAAAAGAGGGAGGAGAGTGGGCTTCTCGTGCTTCTGCCCCCTTTCAGTACTTTCCGGCATGGTAGTCTCGCAGCGGCCTCCCGGGCGGGGCTGTGTGAACCGGTATAAGAGGGGACATGGTCCGGAGGGTGGAGGGAGAGTCACCTGTGGACCTGCTGCGACACTCTGCTCCTTAGCCTCTAATCTGCTGCCTCCCCCTGGGACCTCCGCCCTCCCGCTTCACCGCCAACAGCACCATGGATAGCTCCGGGATGCTCCGCGGGCTGCTGCTCGTCGGCCTGCTGTCCGTCCTGTGCCACGGCCAGGCATCACGGGAAGTCTCCGCAGAAGACTTTGGAGAGGAGAAACAAGAAGCAGCTGTAGACAGAGACCTGGTGAGTATTTGCAGAGCTGTGAGTTTATGGAGGAAGGCCACTTACGATCAGAGTGAGGGAGGGAGCAGTTTAATGATAAAGCTGCGACACGCCAAATagctaagaaaagaaaaaatctgtttGAGCACAAGCTCAGAATTCTGGATGGCTGCTGTAAATTACATGTGAGGTATAAACTGTTTGTGAGGCACAAATACTCAAATCAACATAAACACGTAGGATCCAAATAAAGCGCATTTCATTTGCATGCGATTCTCTCACTTCCTCGCTGCTTAAACACAATCAGAATAAACAGAAGTAAAAGTTTGCAGACTTATGCAATATTCCCGGATTTCCTATGACAGCAACTGTTAACTGTCATATCAGCTGCTTTTCTGTCTGCTGTATCGTCTTTCGGTTTCAGTGGGGATGCAGCTGCAcatcacattttaaattattttttcatgAAACTTAAGTGTGACTTACTTGATCCTCAGTGGTTTCTGGTGGCCAAAATGTTGTGCAGTCTCACGTAAACCGGGTTATCAATAATTAGTaccagttttttctttgatccgtGAACAATGATGAAGTATTttttaatagaaagaaaaaagttacaTTAAATTATGCAACACATGTACTGCACAGCGGCTCGTTATGTTAATAATCATGTCAAACTGAGAGGTGATTATAAGGGTCACTTTTGTCTGGTTTGCCTGTTTATCATCATAAGTTTTTGCTTTGGTTAGTTATGAACGTTTTGCCATTTAGCATACCCTGTGTGTAAGCATAATAAGCACAATAAACAAAAGCTTTAGCCTACAGCTTTTCAGAGAGTTCAGTTCAAATTTAGTAAATTGTGTTCTTTCTATTTAATTGCATTTATATCCTTTGTCATGTGTCTAATTTTTTTCCAACTGCAAACATATAAAGGTAAACTCATAAATTCATGATTCATATGAACTTTGACATCTTTTAGTTTGCTGGAATAAAGTTACAGTATCAAAAAAGTATCTCACTGTAGTCTTAGTTGTAACTCTGTAACACAATTGTGTTATTAACATGAATAGCGCTGACAGTGCAGTGTTAAAAATGCTAACACGTTTAACATTTAAGTCTAATCTGAGTAAAACTGACTGAAAGGGTAACACAGTTCACAGTGTAGCCTTAACACTCCATCACAGttagtttgacatttttgtttttttattgtgtatCTTCTGGCTTCATTAAAAAGTTTGAGCAcgaaaaaatgtgtaaaagtatcaaaaagtggatgaatgttatttaaatcaaactttttctgttgttctgtgCTGAGCAGCTAGAGGCACTGGATGTGCTCCTGGGCAGAAATCATAATCAAGTCTCCTCCCCTGAGAAAAGAGGAAGCATCCCACTGGTAACGtcacttttttttcagttttaacatTGATGCACTGTGGCTCCAAGAACATAATTTAGTCTCGACTTGTAAGACGAGTCATTAATATGTACTGCGTACATCACTCCACTGTTGTTTAATTAAAGCATTTAGAAAATATACCTGCCACTAATTAAAAGATAACAAGGGAATGCCAACAACACTCTTTCATTCAGTGCAATTACAGACTAATCAAGGCTGCTGCCCAACTCCAATTAGCTGAGAGAGGGAAACTGGAAAGCTGCAAAAAGCTTTCAATCCTCCTGTCTCCTCATACAAAATAAGTCAGCCTGTTTCCTACAGGCCCAGCTGGAGGTAATCGATGGCATTTAATTACTGCGCTGAAGAATGattcatcttcttctttctgttaaataaaTTGAATAACTGTTCACAAAGTAATGAGGTTTTTGTGTGCAAAtaacagaataaaaaacaaatatccaCCCTGAC is drawn from Oreochromis aureus strain Israel breed Guangdong linkage group 1, ZZ_aureus, whole genome shotgun sequence and contains these coding sequences:
- the cartl gene encoding cocaine- and amphetamine-regulated transcript-like, whose amino-acid sequence is MDSSGMLRGLLLVGLLSVLCHGQASREVSAEDFGEEKQEAAVDRDLLEALDVLLGRNHNQVSSPEKRGSIPLCGLGNRCAMKYGPRIGKLCDCGRGANCNSYLLKCI